The region GAAGTGCTATGAGAGAATAGGTTTTGTGTCATCTCAATTCTGGATTTGAAGGTGATAgcaaaagaagatgaagatcaagtgatttctggatttttttatttttcaattaattttgtGGTTCAATCGCACTTTTGGTCACCATTAGTTTTTTTACGGAAAACTATCCGAGAACTAAGACTACTGATGGAAGGTAACTTCGGAGAGGGGGGGGGGTAGAccaaagtgctattaagccacAGATTAACAACTTGTGAAGGACCTATAAACCCGACCTAACTCTCATTGATTTGGTTTGGTACATGAAAAACATGTTAAATCAATCCAACCCCAACTCATCCTAATTTGATTAGCTTGGACTGCAGAACACGTCAATCGCGACCAAGCCAACCCGTAAGCAACCTTAATTTTAGTGAGAAACTTCTAGATTTCAATTTGATTATGATAAAGAGAAATTAATCTGAGTACGTTAGTAGTCCCATATAAACAATTAAGCAAGACTTGCGCCTTAATTTGGTGTATGTATTAGTTCGTCCAAAATACAGAAAGATTATTGAGTCAAGTGTTCGTAAGCGTTGGGTGCATGAACATGAAAACTACTGATAACCAGGGTGTTTGAGTTattttctagtttatttgcatgcattttaatatatttttaggaTATTTTGGTCATTTTAAGTCACTTTAGGATTATTCCATggattttactatttttatgtggtttttaaaaaaattcggtatttttttatgatttttatagatttcattAGAACTTACTCAAGTTATTTGGGTTCGTTATCTTATTATATCTTTTAATTAATCtcttttattagtttttaattattttcctttattgttattttaggagaagatgtgGAAACAATGAGCAAATCAAGGGAGATACATAGAACAATATGGATTTCTTTGCGCTGGTTTTGCACTAATCTCCTCTTACATCTCGCGCAAACACGTCAAGGAAGCCGCTGCTGGAATATTTTGCACCAATTTTGCGTGAGATCCTTCACAAAGTTCGTGCATTTGCGCGAAATAACAGTCATACTCCATTTAAGTGCATTTTTTACCTAGTTAAGTATTTTTTTCAACGTGAAACATTGGAGAGTTGCGCTTTTGGGTTTTGCTTAGAGTTTTACGTGATCCTTTGACAAGATATTGAGGTTGGACTTTAATTTTGATTTGCTATCATGACTATGTCAAGCTAAACTCTTTTTTGTGTTAGGAATTTGATTAGTTTTCTTTCCTATCATGTATTGAACCTGAATTCTAAGTTATAATTAAGATTTCTTTGGTATTCTTGAACTTCTTGTCTATTTTAATTCAATCTGTTACGCTAAGATTACTTTGCTACGTTCGATTCAATTGAGAAATTGGTAGAATCTAAGAAACTGAGGAGAAGTTGAGCAAATGGTTTGTACACCTTAAGAATAAAGGTAGTGAATTGCTAGTGTTTACCTGAATTGAATGTGATTAATCTCTAATTAACTAGAATTACATACTAAGGAATTAACTATAACTAATTAATTAGAAGGCACACTTAGGCGAGAAATTGGTAAGTAGACATCTAGTCTAAGCACCTTGAACAGTTAATTGAATCCTTAATTATAACTAAATTGGAGAAAATACGTAGGAGGGTTAATGAAATCATACCATCAGTGCGTTTTGAACTTGAATTTATTTCAATTATAATCTTGCTCTCGTTTCGGTTTTATTAATTTCTAAGTTACAACCACCAATCCAATATTTTtcccttttatttttgtttttcatcctCACAAAGTAAAATTGGTCACGATAGAGTAAAACTATCACAATCGCTGAGGTTCGATAAACTAAAACCCCATGCGAAACTGTGCACTTGCACCTTTGGCACATCATCTACCATCTATAACTTCATATTATATTCTTCCGTTAGAGACTTAGAGGCTTTATATTGTATACTTTTACTTTACAGGGTCAACAAGAATCAACAACTAAACCACACCATCAGGAGGAGCTGCGTTATCATCAACTTTGTCCATTTCCATTCTCACAACCTCTTCGCTTTCCTTCTTATGCTCCACCTTTTCAACCTTTAATTTCTGCCAGAAAAGAGTAAGAGCTTTAGTTACAAATATAGTTTATGTAGAAGCAGGACAATCAACAGAGATTAAGAGcaacaaaatgaaaatgagaaaaacatgTGAAATGTTGAAACATTTGATTATCCATTGCCTGACCAAGGCATCAACATACACTAGAAAATCCCATGCTTCTATAGCACCCAGGTTAGCGTCATAGATCCACGAGGAATCATGAGATTCACAAGTGAATACAAAAGCAAGACAACTTCCTAAATCTACACAACACCCTCTACTAGATAAAGAAGAGTGAACTTAAGCCAAACCCTGTTATTATATCACCGTGGGTTAGGTCCTTACCTAAAATTACCAATTATTTTAACCCTACCTGCACTCAATCTTACCCAAAGATTCAGCAAGTGGGATTTAATGCAAGACAAATTCTTAATTTTGAATACACGTGCAAAAAAGAGTTATTAAGTCTAAACATTAATCACACCTTTATTTTATGTGCAAACATATTTTCATACAACTTAGCGTCTTTCTTGTCACTGTCAGCTTGAATTTGCTTGAATTTCTTCTTCATTACCAGTACATCCctggaaaatgaaaaacaaacttCCCGTAGTGAGAAACTTCCATTTCTATCCATCAGtaattttcttaagaaaatcAATACTCTAGTTACCTGTTTTGTGGGTCCACCTCAAGAGCTTTCTTCAGGTCCAAATCTGCCAAGAGAAAGTCTCCAGTCTCTAGATATGCTTGCGCTCGTCTGTACAAAGCTTTCACATTGTGAAACTCAACATCAAGCACCTGATGAAAAGAGAAGAAACGTGATATGGAGGTTAAACTTCTAACCCGCCAAAAAGAATGAGAAGTGTAATATGGTAGCTACTCTTATAACTTAGCTTCCATGTTATAAGTTGAGTGATGAGATGATATTAATCCATCTTTTCCTTGTTTTCAGTAAGGGGCATGCATCACTATACGTGAAGCTTCCAGTATTGAACTACTTAACTGTTTTTCAAGCTTACCAGGAGTTGTATATGCCAGTCTAATAGTTTATCTTGGATTTAGGGCCTAATCGGCCTCCAAAAGCTAGGTCAAGTGATGAGGATTTCCTAAGCCTTTATAAGGAGCAATTTGGCCACATCTTCAATCGATATGAGATCTTAACACCCCCTCTCGCCCAAAACTGAACATTTAGACTGTGAAGTTTATAGGAATGATTTTTCTAGGAGGTAGGACTGATTTATCTGGGATAGTCACAAGGCCAAGTAGATTCTTGGACACCTATTGTGGCCCCAATACCAAATCTAGTATAGGTTTTCATACCAAACCTAACTCACCCTAAAAGCTAACTCAAGAAGTGAGGATTGCCAAGCCTTCATAAGGAGCactttggccatatctctacTTGATGTGGGATCTTAATAGTTTTCAACACCCATGTTGTGGTAGTTACATGTAGGCATTGCCATTACTTGCAAGAAATTTAGTATTTTTCAGCAGATAACAATGCTAACATATTGGTGTTATAATACGGAAAGAACAATCACAACACAGCCAGTTTTGAAGCCCTCATAAACCAGTAAATTTCTAGTCACTTATGCACCATCAGCTCATGAAACAGCTTTGTTCTAGATACCTTACTGTTAGTACAGGGGCCTATGTGAGGAGAAATAAGGAGAAGGTAGTACCCTGATGAGGAAAAAGGGGAATATGAAAAGAGGATTTTATTGTAACTCAGTAGATACATGGCagcaaggaagaggaagagtgaCGAGAAAAGCCATCCCCTTGAAGAGCTAGCCTAGCTACCGTGATGCTACATTTCTGCTTGTTTCTTATTTCAGCTTCTGAAATCTCGAGTTAATTCTCATCTTTCAGCAATCTCTGCAAGGGTTTCTATCAAGATGTTATAAATCGGGTCTCTCGAGACCATGGGCAACACTAGATAGTTATTTCAAGTAACTCAGTTTATGATTCAGAGAACTTATTCTTGAAATAGCAAACTAGGGCTATTATGAGAACtagtttattttactttacctcaCAACTAGTTTTTACCTAAAGCATACAACTTCATATCACTTTTCACACCCACATTTGGTTTCTCAATTAGCTAATCCACTCAAAGAATTGACTGCTTCAAAACTTATACATGACTGGCTGTTACCTGAGAACATAGTTTGATTGCTTCAGGAAAGTCATTAAGTTTAAGGCTACAAGCTGCACCGTTCAACCAGCACGACACTCTCAATGCCTTAGCTAGATTTTGCTCATCATCGCCAAAGGATCCATCTTCACTAACAAAATCAGCCGCCTGGGAAAGTACAAGGTATCACTCACGGAATCACAAACTAGAAAAATCTTAATGAAACTTGACAAATCAGAGCCATTGCAAGATAATTCACCTTTTCATACTTCTTCCCTGCTCGCTGATACTTTCCATCTTTGAATAGTAAATTTCCTTCATCTTTTTTTCTCCCGGCTACCGCAATTTTCTCCTTACTACTCAATTCCCATGGTGCTTTCTCCTTTGAATCAAATAAAGGTTAGAACTATCAAAAACACAAATGTATACAAataaatatatgtatataatgATAAACTATACATCACAAGAGAAACTAAAGAATACTGCAAGTCACTTTGTTTTTCTCTAATCTGTAGTTTCCACCCTAGTCTATAGGGGAAAGGcagaggattttttttttcttcttctttttaccTTAATAAAATCCATCATCTCAATGTCATACACTACATTTGAGCCTGGAGGCACAGTAGCAAAATCTTGTCTGACTTCCATATTTCCAAATGCATAATCAGGATGTATGCTAATCATGGCCCTCTCTCCCTTCTTCATTGTTGCCACTTCCCGGTCTAGACCAGTAATCACTTGCTCTACAAAGTAAagacagaaaaataaaaacattagtATCATCACTTCCTAGATGTCACGCAACAAGGGATGAAAAAGCATGCAAAGGAGTGTAGTTAAGATATAAAAACCATAAACTCACCCTCATCAGTTATGAATTTCAAGGGTTCTATGTCATCAATTCCTCTTTTCTCAAACACAGTGCCATCTTCTAGCATAGCTGTGTAGCTGACTGCCATAGCAATTTTAACAAAACCAATTAGTAAAATGACAAAATGAGgcttcttccttttcctctttcACTTGTTTTTGTGCAATTAATAAAATCATAGCTGTATTATCTTCTTAGTTCGAGAGAAATAACAAATTTTACATACTCATAAAATTATAATAGGACTGCTTTCACAGCAAACCATTCCAACAAAAAAATGACAAACATATTACAAGCATCTTCTATTTAATTTGTGTGTGGCTTGAGTGGGCATGTTTAAATGCAAAAgttaatacattaaaaaaaacatttccttcattttttacaattagtgATGATTGGAAGTTAAAGGGAGTTTGAAAAATGAATTGGCAGATAATTTGGGGCAAATGAACTTACACTCCTAGTCCTTGTCTCCTACAACTTGAAGTGACACTAGATTTGAGAATGATTAACTTGAAACTAACCACAACTCAACCAATTTCGGTGTAGAAGATATATGAACTGAATTATTGATTCATCAGAATGATCAGTAAATTagtttatttcaattttaactTCACATTTAATAACAACATAGTTTAAGAGATTCAACGTTTCTTATACGATGATAATGCAACACTGAGGGAGATACCAGATATGATTTGAAAAATTGCAATCTGAAAATATTCAGTAATCATTTAGTCAAAGAAAATTGAAGCACAGCGATATGTTCAAAATTTCCTATCACATTATATGACAATAATCCTTATAACTCTAGATCCATTCTGCTTCAAATCAACTGAATGAAATGGTTATTTTCTCACCAGTAACATTTGCACCCTCATTGGCCATGAAAGCACCTTCCCCTTCTTTCAGAATCTTCTTAAGCACCATGGAGTCACCAGTAACATTTATGACGGGCTTGAAGGATACCAATTCAATATTAACACACAGCACTGAATTTGGGGGAATTGAATGGATCCCATTGCCAGCTTCTCTACCTTTCTCCCCAAAGGCATCTGCAGTCACCATATGCAATAGAATTCTAAAATAATTATGCGATACTGGAACGCAAGATTCCTGAAGCTAAGGAAGAAAACTAAAATTCCAGGCTTAGCATCCAGATATTGTGTAACTTATAAACAAGAAGAATTTGAAAGAAGTATGAATTACTGAGATTCCGGTGGGGATTGAAGATAACTTATAGAATAGAGTTATGCCAAAAGCAGGCTTAGCATTGAAATGGCTTTCATGATTAATGCAAAAACATCAATATTTGCAGTTTCATAGATCAATCAATTTATCAAGGCCAATTAAGGTCTAGTAGTTAAAGCACTAGTAAAACAAACTGACTAGAAGAAAGCAGAAACATTTCAACCGACCGCAAAGATAGTTCATATTTTGAGAACATAAGGACATATAGTGAACCTTTTATTAGGTTACTAGAAAGGTAATAAAACACAAACATTATGGAGTAGAAGAAAATTAAACGTACATTGAGGTTGAACAATTAATTCAGCCTTCTCT is a window of Lotus japonicus ecotype B-129 chromosome 5, LjGifu_v1.2 DNA encoding:
- the LOC130720678 gene encoding 70 kDa peptidyl-prolyl isomerase-like isoform X1, which gives rise to MVVLSEIEEDELDEEPGEVIESAPPQKLGEERKLSGDPPLTKKLLKRGHGWETPDINDQVTVHYVGTFLDGTKFVSTRDSDKPETFTLGQVHVHAVLDHGIITMKKGEVALFAVPDDGSTSVMQFELELISWIKVVDVFKDGGIIKKIMEAGSGNERPSDLDEVLVKYHVALVDGTVVAKTQEEGVEFHLKDGHLLPRLPKVIMTMTRGEKAELIVQPQYAFGEKGREAGNGIHSIPPNSVLCVNIELVSFKPVINVTGDSMVLKKILKEGEGAFMANEGANVTVSYTAMLEDGTVFEKRGIDDIEPLKFITDEEQVITGLDREVATMKKGERAMISIHPDYAFGNMEVRQDFATVPPGSNVVYDIEMMDFIKEKAPWELSSKEKIAVAGRKKDEGNLLFKDGKYQRAGKKYEKAADFVSEDGSFGDDEQNLAKALRVSCWLNGAACSLKLNDFPEAIKLCSQVLDVEFHNVKALYRRAQAYLETGDFLLADLDLKKALEVDPQNRDVLVMKKKFKQIQADSDKKDAKLYENMFAHKIKKLKVEKVEHKKESEEVVRMEMDKVDDNAAPPDGVV
- the LOC130720678 gene encoding 70 kDa peptidyl-prolyl isomerase-like isoform X2; translation: MVVLSEIEEDELDEEPGEVIESAPPQKLGEERKLSGDPPLTKKLLKRGHGWETPDINDQVTVHYVGTFLDGTKFVSTRDSDKPETFTLGQVHVHAVLDHGIITMKKGEVALFAVPDDGSTSVMQFELELISWIKVVDVFKDGGIIKKIMEAGSGNERPSDLDEVLVKYHVALVDGTVVAKTQEEGVEFHLKDGHLLPRLPKVIMTMTRGEKAELIVQPQYAFGEKGREAGNGIHSIPPNSVLCVNIELVSFKPVINVTGDSMVLKKILKEGEGAFMANEGANVTVSYTAMLEDGTVFEKRGIDDIEPLKFITDEEQVITGLDREVATMKKGERAMISIHPDYAFGNMEVRQDFATVPPGSNVVYDIEMMDFIKEKAPWELSSKEKIAVAGRKKDEGNLLFKDGKYQRAGKKYEKAADFVSEDGSFGDDEQNLAKALRVSCWLNGAACSLKLNDFPEAIKLCSQRLLKDEN
- the LOC130720678 gene encoding 70 kDa peptidyl-prolyl isomerase-like isoform X3, which translates into the protein MKYHVALVDGTVVAKTQEEGVEFHLKDGHLLPRLPKVIMTMTRGEKAELIVQPQYAFGEKGREAGNGIHSIPPNSVLCVNIELVSFKPVINVTGDSMVLKKILKEGEGAFMANEGANVTVSYTAMLEDGTVFEKRGIDDIEPLKFITDEEQVITGLDREVATMKKGERAMISIHPDYAFGNMEVRQDFATVPPGSNVVYDIEMMDFIKEKAPWELSSKEKIAVAGRKKDEGNLLFKDGKYQRAGKKYEKAADFVSEDGSFGDDEQNLAKALRVSCWLNGAACSLKLNDFPEAIKLCSQVLDVEFHNVKALYRRAQAYLETGDFLLADLDLKKALEVDPQNRDVLVMKKKFKQIQADSDKKDAKLYENMFAHKIKKLKVEKVEHKKESEEVVRMEMDKVDDNAAPPDGVV